A stretch of Henckelia pumila isolate YLH828 chromosome 4, ASM3356847v2, whole genome shotgun sequence DNA encodes these proteins:
- the LOC140862834 gene encoding serine/threonine-protein phosphatase 7 long form homolog, with product MTALYEHYCMAAHIDDNSPEIDVVKYTRCVALMIIGGIMVPDYQGGSVKLIFLQLLRDIERIRSYSWGSAVLAFLYRELCNATRIRKAIISGPLFILQVWAWSRITFVNPDINGLSLTVPQNEFEEDIPYAPYGARWSNVFSYTHSPTHAVRIIRDCFDRMTNAEFNWIVYNKKDVDVKAITSTYDNRIWRCVCPLICFDIVEMHRPDRVLR from the exons ATGACCGCTTTATATGAGCATTATTGCATGGCTGCACATATCGATGATAATAGTCCAGAAATAGATGTCGTAAAATATACCCGTTGTGTAGCATTAATGATTATTGGAGGAATCATGGTTCCAGATTATCAAGGAGGATCtgttaaattgatttttttgcaACTACTTCGGGATATTGAACGCATCAGATCTTATAGTTGGGGAAGTGCAGTTCTAGCATTCCTATATCGTGAGTTATGCAATGCAACACGGATAAGAAAAGCTATAATATCCGGGCCTCTATTTATCCTACAG GTATGGGCATGGAGCAGGATTACATTTGTTAATCCTGATATAAATGGATTATCTCTGACTGTGCCTCAAAATGAATTCGAGGAAGATATTCCATATGCTCCTTATGGTGCACG GTGGTCAAATGTGTTTAGTTACACTCATTCACCAACGCACGCTGTTAGAATTATAAGGGATTGCTTCGATCGTATGACTAATGCCGAG TTTAATTGGATAGTTTACAACAAGAAAGATGTTGATGTTAAAGCGATCACTAGTACATACGATAATAGAATCTGGAGATGTGTT